Proteins found in one Kluyveromyces marxianus DMKU3-1042 DNA, complete genome, chromosome 2 genomic segment:
- the SRP1 gene encoding karyopherin alpha, producing MDGDTSSKFVPEYRRTNFKNKGRFSADELRRRRDVQQVELRKVKRDEALAKRRNFNAPIGNDSDDENDDDDDQDSSFYRQLREELPTMLDQIQSNDLQQQLAVTVKFRQVLSREHKPPIDLVISTGVVPILVQFMSENQPEMLQLEAAWALTNIASGTSEQTRVVVDAGAVPLFIQLLYSNSVEVKEQAIWALGNVAGDSTNYRDYVLQCGAMQPILYLFELNKTSLIRTATWTLSNLCRGKKPQPDWSIVSQALPTLSKLIYSMDTETLVDACWAISYLSDGPVQSIQAVVDARIPKRLVELLSHQSTLVQTPALRAVGNIVTGNDLQTQIVINCGALSALRNLLSSPKESIRKEACWTISNITAGNTDQIQAVIDANLIPPLIKLLETAEYKTKKEACWAISNASSGGLNKPEIIRYLVSQGCIKPLCDLLEIADNRIIEVTLDALENILKMGEIDKEIRGIAVNENADFIEKAGGMEKIFNLQSNANEKIYEKAFKIIEKYFSDEDDVIDESMAPQTAGNTFGFGSNVNQQFNFN from the coding sequence ATGGATGGCGATACCTCGAGCAAGTTTGTCCCCGAATACAGGAGGACTaacttcaagaacaagggGAGATTTTCAGCCGACGAACTACGTCGTCGTAGAGATGTGCAACAAGTTGAATTAAGAAAAGTGAAGAGAGATGAGGCGTTGGCCAAGAGACGGAACTTTAATGCCCCAATTGGCAACGATTCGGATGACGAAaacgatgacgatgatgaccAGGACTCCTCTTTCTACAGACAATTACGTGAAGAATTACCCACAATGTTGGATCAGATCCAATCGAACGATTTACAACAGCAACTGGCTGTTACCGTTAAGTTCAGACAGGTCTTGTCCAGAGAGCACAAACCCCCAATCGATTTGGTTATCAGTACCGGTGTCGTGCCAATCTTGGTCCAATTCATGAGCGAGAACCAACCTGAAATGTTGCAGTTGGAGGCCGCTTGGGCTTTGACCAACATCGCTTCTGGTACTTCTGAACAAACACGAGTTGTTGTAGACGCGGGAGCTGTTCCTCTATTCATCCAGCTACTATACTCGAATTCTGTTGAAGTCAAGGAACAAGCCATCTGGGCCTTGGGTAACGTTGCCGGTGATTCCACGAATTATAGAGACTACGTGTTACAGTGTGGAGCCATGCAGCCTATCTTGTACTTGTTCGAATTGAACAAGACTTCCTTGATCAGAACTGCAACTTGGACCCTCTCTAACTTGTGTCGTGGTAAGAAACCTCAACCTGACTGGTCTATCGTTTCCCAAGCACTACCAACCTTGTCGAAGCTAATCTACTCTATGGACACGGAAACCTTGGTGGACGCATGCTGGGCTATATCTTACCTATCAGACGGCCCTGTGCAATCCATTCAAGCTGTCGTCGACGCCCGTATCCCAAAGAGACTCGTGGAGCTCTTGTCTCACCAATCTACTCTAGTGCAAACCCCAGCACTAAGAGCCGTGGGTAACATCGTCACAGGTAACGACTTGCAAACACAAATAGTTATTAACTGCGGTGCACTATCTGCCTTAAGAAACTTGTTGTCCTCTCCAAAGGAATCTATCAGAAAAGAGGCTTGTTGGACTATCTCAAATATAACCGCTGGTAACACGGATCAGATTCAAGCTGTTATTGATGCCAACTTAATCCCTCCATTGATTAAGTTGTTAGAGACTGCAGAATATAAAACCAAGAAAGAGGCTTGTTGGGCCATCTCCAATGCATCTTCTGGTGGTTTAAACAAGCCAGAGATCATCAGATACTTGGTTAGCCAAGGCTGTATAAAGCCACTATGCGACCTACTTGAGATTGCTGATAACAGAATCATTGAAGTTACCTTGGACGCCCTagaaaatattttgaagatgGGTGAAATCGACAAGGAAATTAGAGGCATTGCCGTAAACGAAAATGCTGACTTCATCGAAAAGGCAGGCGGTATGGAAAAGATCTTCAACCTGCAGTCAAATGCTAACGAAAAGATTTATGAAAAGGCCTTCAAGatcattgaaaaatacTTCAGTGACGA